The following are from one region of the Tautonia marina genome:
- a CDS encoding carboxypeptidase-like regulatory domain-containing protein, with protein MRLRILTALGAVAFLAGCSAEPSTTPTTFVPVSGTVTVDGEPLAGAVITFLQTDEKGTTANGETDEEGSYTLQAMMQRGIAPGRYQVGISYLMPPSGKPVGLSARSSLAPVADLAVAEELVPPRYSDLGQTELTVTVPEEGGTFDFDLEGPLLDPPAAEDSADPAEEAEAAAEAPEPESSESESSVEEPATDDASADGR; from the coding sequence ATGCGACTCCGAATCTTGACCGCGCTTGGCGCGGTTGCGTTTCTTGCCGGTTGTTCGGCAGAACCCTCGACGACGCCGACCACGTTCGTTCCGGTCAGTGGAACGGTGACGGTGGATGGCGAGCCCCTTGCCGGGGCGGTGATTACCTTCTTGCAGACCGACGAGAAGGGGACAACCGCGAATGGGGAGACCGACGAGGAAGGGAGCTACACGCTTCAAGCGATGATGCAGCGGGGGATCGCTCCCGGGCGGTATCAGGTCGGCATCAGTTACCTGATGCCGCCGTCGGGTAAGCCGGTCGGGCTGTCGGCCCGATCGAGTCTGGCCCCGGTGGCGGATCTGGCGGTGGCCGAGGAACTGGTGCCGCCGAGGTACAGCGACCTCGGTCAGACCGAACTGACCGTGACCGTGCCCGAGGAGGGCGGAACGTTCGACTTCGATCTGGAAGGCCCCCTGCTCGATCCGCCAGCGGCTGAGGACTCGGCCGATCCCGCGGAGGAAGCGGAGGCCGCAGCGGAAGCTCCGGAACCGGAATCTTCCGAGTCGGAATCCTCGGTCGAAGAACCGGCGACGGACGACGCCTCAGCCGACGGTCGTTGA
- a CDS encoding carboxypeptidase regulatory-like domain-containing protein, whose amino-acid sequence MTIRMLFSVAVGAALLVSAGCGSGPKLVPVSGIVTLNGEPLEGAELTFIPDPNNAEVTPGGDQTGPEGNYKAMYNYRSGLAAGKYTVLISKKASTGEGAEDAPPEIMGDPTMAAMAGYMEETLPEKYSDPLKSDFTIEVPPEGGVFEFDVKGDSES is encoded by the coding sequence ATGACGATCAGGATGCTTTTCTCGGTGGCGGTCGGCGCCGCCTTGCTGGTTTCGGCAGGGTGCGGTTCCGGCCCGAAGCTCGTTCCGGTTTCCGGAATTGTGACCCTCAATGGTGAACCGCTGGAAGGGGCGGAGCTGACCTTCATTCCCGACCCGAATAATGCCGAGGTGACTCCCGGAGGCGACCAGACCGGGCCGGAAGGCAATTACAAGGCGATGTACAATTATCGCTCCGGTCTTGCTGCAGGGAAGTACACGGTACTGATCAGCAAGAAAGCAAGCACCGGTGAAGGAGCGGAAGACGCTCCTCCGGAGATCATGGGAGACCCGACCATGGCCGCCATGGCGGGCTACATGGAAGAAACCTTGCCTGAGAAATACTCGGACCCGTTGAAGAGTGACTTCACCATCGAAGTGCCACCCGAAGGCGGGGTGTTCGAATTCGACGTGAAGGGTGACTCGGAGTCGTGA
- a CDS encoding DUF1559 domain-containing protein yields the protein MERSRPFTSENLGSRRGFTLIELLVVIAIIGVLIALLLPAVQSAREAARRAQCTNNMKQIGLAIHNYESANGSMPPVKLASGSCNAPNRIPGYPNGSVLNTTGFTMILNFLEQQPLYDAYNFGQASSNAAWRNGNTNLIGSHWVNTTVVGSLVSAYACPSDIPPERVNRDSTGTGPYAMAEGMRSNYVMMSSRFTEYDCPAFAAPVKRDQGMFFTDLAVKFSEVRDGLSNTVMIGESPQIKWSWDANRYFGPYWGAGAHTSSHGTVYPPTHTWVWSSTPNAPWRDDRFPPNNERTIYAWRIGSFHPGGVNMTFGDGSVRFIKDTINPYVWWSLQTIQGGEVISADQF from the coding sequence ATGGAACGATCTCGACCGTTCACTTCTGAGAACCTGGGCAGCCGACGTGGTTTCACGTTGATCGAGCTGCTGGTGGTGATCGCTATTATTGGTGTTTTGATCGCGCTGTTGTTGCCGGCGGTCCAGAGCGCGCGAGAAGCGGCTCGTCGGGCCCAGTGCACGAACAACATGAAGCAGATCGGTCTGGCGATTCATAATTACGAGAGCGCCAACGGGTCGATGCCGCCGGTGAAGCTGGCCTCGGGAAGCTGCAACGCGCCGAACCGGATTCCGGGTTATCCGAACGGGTCGGTGCTGAACACGACCGGCTTCACGATGATCCTGAACTTCCTGGAACAGCAACCGCTATACGATGCCTACAACTTCGGCCAGGCGTCGAGCAACGCGGCCTGGCGGAACGGAAACACGAACCTGATCGGCAGCCACTGGGTGAACACGACCGTCGTCGGCTCGCTGGTTTCGGCCTACGCCTGCCCGTCGGACATTCCGCCCGAGCGGGTCAATCGGGACAGCACGGGGACCGGCCCGTATGCGATGGCCGAGGGGATGCGCAGCAATTACGTGATGATGTCGAGCCGGTTCACCGAATACGATTGCCCGGCCTTCGCCGCTCCGGTGAAGCGAGACCAGGGGATGTTCTTCACGGACCTGGCGGTCAAGTTCAGCGAAGTTCGCGACGGTCTGAGCAACACGGTGATGATCGGCGAGTCGCCGCAGATCAAGTGGAGCTGGGACGCCAATCGCTACTTCGGCCCCTACTGGGGAGCTGGCGCCCACACGTCGAGCCACGGCACGGTCTACCCGCCGACGCACACCTGGGTCTGGTCGAGCACCCCGAACGCCCCGTGGCGGGACGATCGTTTCCCACCGAACAACGAACGCACGATTTACGCCTGGCGAATCGGGAGCTTCCATCCGGGTGGAGTGAACATGACCTTTGGTGACGGCAGCGTCCGGTTCATCAAGGATACGATCAACCCGTATGTGTGGTGGTCATTGCAGACGATTCAGGGTGGTGAAGTCATTTCGGCCGATCAATTCTGA
- a CDS encoding putative quinol monooxygenase: MIHVIATITTHPGRRADLLTEFAKILEPVRAEDGCIEYGTAVDAKTDIAAQIPFRPDVVTVVEKWESLDHLKAHLDAPHMHTFRDRVKNIVTETSLSILESA; the protein is encoded by the coding sequence ATGATCCACGTCATTGCCACCATCACCACCCACCCCGGACGACGCGCCGACCTGCTCACCGAGTTCGCCAAGATTCTCGAACCCGTCCGCGCCGAGGACGGTTGCATCGAATACGGCACCGCCGTCGATGCCAAAACCGACATCGCCGCTCAGATCCCCTTCCGGCCCGATGTCGTCACCGTTGTCGAGAAGTGGGAAAGCCTCGATCACCTCAAGGCCCACCTCGACGCCCCCCACATGCACACCTTCCGCGACCGCGTCAAGAACATCGTCACCGAAACCTCGCTCAGCATCCTTGAGTCGGCCTGA